The Zeugodacus cucurbitae isolate PBARC_wt_2022May chromosome 4, idZeuCucr1.2, whole genome shotgun sequence genome includes the window CGGGGGACTTTACAATTCTGTACAGTGCCTCGtttctcaaaattataattaaaatgacaTACAAAAGGTGTTTAACCACAATTTGAGTATATGCCTACTGATGCTCTGATTTTGGTGTTCAAGCCTAATTAgtcactcatatatgtatgggaATACTCAACGACTCATGTCAAAagtagttaattttttattgtatttggagcactttttcagtatttttcagaaatatttatgaCGTTTTAAAAGTGTCTACTTTGTTCTCAAATCCACTTCGATGTAGGTCACATGCACGATCTGTAAACGCCgcgaaaaatttaatgaatcaaAAGTTTGATTTTTGAACACTGTGCAGCCATATAGGGTTGTGCGTTCGCCCATTTGATCGCATTCAACAAGTGTCAAAATTGAACTTCAAACAACAAAATCTGCAATCTTGCATACAAAATAGACACGACGgcaaaccaaacaaaaaacacaacaaaacttattttataagcaccacatacatacacacattcattcataaaagtgTGTAGCTGGCAGATCGAACGAAATGTAAGTTAGAAAAGACAACTACAAACAAGACAATGAGCATAAGACATCTGCCGACCGCAGAGATGAACCCCCCGCAGACCGGGGCACACAGGGAGTTTGATGTGGGAAAATCGTGCGAAATGCAACGCAGTCACAGTTCAACGTTCTTACAATTCAATTGAAAGCATTTAAGGCGCTTCGTTAAACTTTGCAAGTTCCGCAGCGCACGTAAAGCCAAATCAAAAACAGATACAGAACAGTTACAAACTCCAGGCCAAGCATACCATAGCAAACCTCCACagccacacactcacacacaaatcTTCAAACGGATAAATTGCTTTTgctatacttttaatttttagttttgttgttgttgttgttgtttacatgtTTGCCGGGGACGCTCCATTGCGGTCGCCGGCCACACATTGTCACTGTCAATGGCTTTGGATTTGGCTTTGGCCAATCATGCTTGCCGAGCACGTAGCGGCTGCCCGACGACGCTGCTACCGCCGCCGctactgctgttgctgctggtggTCATTTCAAATcgaatttgtgtgtatgtgtgaggtTATATTTGGTATGCATAGATGCgctgttgtatatgtatgtttgtgcgtgTATTGGctataattattgaatttactCGCCTGCACCTTTGTACGCACACTTGTCGGAGCCACTGTGCGCTTGTACATTGGCCTTTTCGTGGCGCTGCTACACGCTCTATTTTGGTCTTTGAGGGAAGGAGGGGGGCATGCGATAGGTatacacaaattattattatttttgtttatttttatcgtATGATACACATATTTTCAGTAcaacaaaatatgtttattgttgttattgttggttatTACGTTTGGGTATTTGTTAGtccattttttttctcaaaatattcgCCATCTTTCACTTTTCGTTTCCAAAGGCTATGGCTAGTCaattgtctttgttgttgtttctgttattgtacaaatatttgtattcatttGGCGCGCGTTGTGCGTGTGTTTAAGTGCTTTATTGTCGAACTTTTAATTTCCGGTTTCCGATATTTGTGCTGTCCCATGTTgtttttgtcgtttttgttgcattgtttACGCTCACATGTTTTTCGTTAGATTTGccacttaaattttaaataatattacgtACTGAAAAATGCCTAAAACAATGGTAGATTCGCCAGAGTTGTTATTGCTACAATTTTTGTATTCCATTTGCGTTACATCATTTATTGATAAGTTGTATttgcaactttttttgtttttgtgtttattaataTACGCGCATACATTTGTGCATGTAATACAAATATCTATTTTTAACtgcgtttattttttatttttctacggtgacatcatcatttatttacccagaatttgttgtaatatttttaatcgcTATGCGCCCTCACTGTGACTCCCCTCCGGCTGGAAATCGTtcaaaagtataaatatataaaaatatgtctcattttttcaatatattttcaatttaatgctTTTTTGATGATTTCGTATGCTTGTCGCATCACCTTGACGATATATgtaaatctatatgtatatatgtatgtatgtggcgtTTAATTTATTCCGaatatttagtaatttattaGTGCTTTTTAGAGCCGGCGAATGTCCTTGCTGTCTATACATACACATCTTCATGTGTGTATATtagaaaaatttgaagaaaatgaaACTAAATTGAGTAAGCCTTGTTGAGATATTCACCTAAGTAGAATACCTTAAGCAGAGTTACCATTACAGATAAAGTGAAAATTCAGAAACGTTGCCAGGATCAAAAAGgattcaatatattttgtttttgaaattatgaaatattaataaaaattttgtggaatttttgCTTCTCTAGGGGTTACCTCACATTATTTCAATGTCATATTGTGCATGAAGACACCATTCTTCTCGAATTATGGCTATTATTGGCTGTTCATTTCCGAAAACTCTTTGAAACTCTGAGTCCTTAATTTTCACGTTTGCTTAATAATTTTTCCAGTTGGACTTCAGTCGAGTGACACTGCAAACACCATATTTATTCTTGATAATATATACGCGTAATAGAACGAAGACTAGCTAATAATGCAATCGCTTGTGAAAGCAATAGTCTTTCGCTGTCAATTTGCAACATACAACATACTCTATCCACACCCTCTCAGTGGCACACCACCTAACCGTTCGCATACTAGTTACACTGCCGTGCCGCATGAAGTTTGAAGTGTGAGCCAACgacttgtaaacaaattttggaaATGTAAAATAATGAAGACTCCTGCAGAATTATGAGGAAACAACTTTCGGACAGACATCGTAAATTTTTGCGCAAAGTGtgaaattaatgtaattaaaactTCAACAAGCGAGCAGCAACCAGCACCAACTATGAAAGTGTAGTGGAAGAGTACTCGAGCAAGCAAGCGCTTGTAGAACACGCAGTAAATTGGTGAATTGCATCTGTATGTATTGTGAGTGTAAAATTTCTTTTGCTAACTAattatgaaatgtaaaatttgtattttaattatttttgtatttttcttttattttctataaaatgatgtaaaaacaaataatatctatatatataaaaaaacgatCAGCCttaaaattaagaatttcatATGCTTTCCACAAACACGTTTTCTTTGCATGCTACACAAGTATTTGCGCTCCTTAGCGCCAGCTCTGCACGCTGGCGGAGTAGGCGAAGGAGCGACCGGCGGGCACGTAAATGGGCGGTGTGATTAGGCGTTGAGAGCGCAGCAGTATGGGCAGTGTTAGCGGCGACTTTACGACTGCCGGACCCAAATTGGCTGTGACAAAAACACGTTCCGCATCCGGATTCTCCTTGGCGCCTTCCTCCGGTTTTGGTGCTACTGGATTATCGCTTACACCACAGGCAGGATGACCAGCCTTGTCGGCCGGCGACACCGGCTCCTCAGGTTCATTCACTGAAATGGTTGAGTCTTGATTGGCCGATTCGATCTCAGTGGGCAACAGGAAAGCGCGGCTTGGACGCCAACCTGATGGTGGATATGGTGCTTGCGGCACTTTGTCTGCTGACGGTTGGACAGCAGTCGGTGCAGTCtcctctacaacaacaacagcgtctaCGGCGTCAACTTCAGTTGCTGTTTCAGCTGTGGGCTGCTCAGTGGTGAAGGGCGCAAGTGGTGTTGCAGTGCTGGTTTCGAACGCATCTACAATATCCTTATCATTTGGAACAGCAGGTCCTTCAGCTGCAGCAGCCTCAGCTTCTTGAGCAGCAGCCTCAGCTTCTTGAGCAGCGGCTTCTGCTTCTCGTGCAGCTGCCTCCGCTTCTTCAGCAGCTTTTATTTCAGTGGGCAGTAGGAAGGCGCGGCTTGGGCGCCAACCAGACGGTGGGTAGGGTGCCTTAGCTGCGCGCCCTTGTTTGGCGGCGTCATCATTTACCAGCTCAGCGGGAACCCAGTTGTATGGGGTTGTGGTATCAACCTCAACAGTCTCCACTGTGGTGGTGTACACGTCCGCTGGCAGTTCGGTTGTGGTGTCAGCTACTCCGGAGCCTTCCGTTTGTTCATCATCCGCAACGCCTTCGTCTTCGCCGGGCAAATTGAATGCGCGCCCTGGTCTATAACCGGCGGCAGGATACGGAGTTGGATACACCTCCTCCACCACAGCCACCTCGCCATCAGTGCTATCAGACTGCTGCTCGAGACGTGCCGAAAAACGGTTATTACGTAGCTGTCGCGCCTGTGTGACGCCACTCAGCAGTGCAGCCGCCAACAGCAAATGAAGGAATGTCGAATATCCAAGAGACAACATTTTGCACAGCAATTCggatatgcaaatataaaatgcaAGTTTCTAATGAAGTCCTTTAAAGGCTTTTCCTGCTTGGTTTATTGCTTTTGTACGCTGTTCGCTTAAATTTCGCTTTTTGTTGGTGCCCAAACGTAGTGTATTCAAGTACTTAATGCCGACTGTTTTTAATAGAGATACCAGCAATCACTTTTATATCAAACGCCAAATTTGCGAACGCCAACTGAGTCCTCTCCGGCGCAAGTGTTCTCCGATACTGCGCTCTGCGGCGACACTCAGCTTCGCAGGTGCTTCAATGTTGCGCATACGCCCCATCTTCCCCCCCGAAAAACACACACTGATCACGTCTTCCCAGATCGCATTCGAATTCGATTTCCAAATTATTGAACCCACATGCGCGTACATATGGACACCAGTAATAACGTGACGCCGTGCTCCGTGCTTGGGCGCAGCTAATTGTGGAGATTCAAACATATTCGCCGATTCTACCTCGCTTACACGGGACTGCTACTTTTGGTTCATGCCTATACGagcatgtgtgtatttgtatatgaaaaACGATTTATAAGGCTTAATATTCTCATTCTATAGATTCATTGGGCTCGTAATTCGCTTTAAATATGGTTCGAGAAAAAAtcaacataaaattataaattgacgaaaataaaataaaattaaaaatgcataatCACCGGCGATGTCAGCGAAATTAAAAATGTCTACGTGTTTGGCATCATAAATCGCTTTGTGTACCTCAATTGTTCtgatgttttttgtttatttttccgcATACATTGCTCTTCTTCTTATCGTcacataggtatatatgtacatatatgtgtataagtatttttaatattacatagCTTTGGTTCTTCCATTCATAATGCCGCCAGCACACGTATTTgtgcttacaaacatacaaacatgtagTTATATCAATGTGTGTGCGTATGAGTATATGTAAAGCTTTGTTCAAATACCAATTGAGCGATGGTGCGTTCATGAACGgcatattaaatgtttattggtTCTTATTTTCATGCCAAATATTCTCAATTACGTGTATGCTCCTGCGAAAGTAAACTCAACTTCCCACTTTTAACTTGGCGAAATGTTATGTAAATTTTTCGGAAAAACCTCTGTTTTCGATAAAGCCACTTTTTTGGTATTGCGAAATTTTTTATCAACAACTTTTCCATGTGGAGAAGTGCCAAGCCAACTAAGAGGAAGCAAAGACCTTTCATAGTGAGAACATATTAGGTAAATTTTTGGCACTTATAGAACTACAACAAAAAGAcagataataaacattttagttTGAATCTTGTTTATAAAGCCCCACATACATGTAAATAGTTTCCTAACCTTTGTCTTAAATATAGAATCTGAAGCTCATTCCAGAAATATCAGAAACGATTTCTGCTTACCACATTGGATGACTGCTGCATCGAATGAAAACCCGGGATGAACATATGTTGAACGCATTTTAATGAACCAAATCATATTTATAGACATACTAGCCGATCGCTCCGGCTTGGTACggctttaaacaaacatttccaaagttataagtttttacacacgctcccatacatatgtatgtactttccgtttcttgcgtgctttcatttaaaaaagtaaaatgaagaaaattcgagcatgaaattatattttatttgtaaggaGCTAAATCTtaattacgacctctagtctttggtgtccgatgaagatagcggaataaaactttacatcgATATCGATAACGATTACAGGAAACGGAAGTTTTATAATGGAAGCGGATATGATACAAACCGAAGTCTTCTATGAACtggaaacatttatgttaagaCCTCAAGCTGACGCTGCTTACGTTACTAAGCACTTTCTGGAGAAGGGACGTTTCCTGTCCAATTTCGCTCTATATCGAACATCCGTTTCCGGTAAAATATTTCAGGTtgcttcatttccggttccggcacatcattcccatatctggttccatcgGTTATCCCACTTGCTTCAGTTGGCTCATTCCCTTTCCGGATGCCCCACTTTCAGTTCCAGTAACCAATATTCATCCactccatttccggttccggcaatatcgttatccatatccgtttccggatgccccctttgcggttccggtaacatcatatccggttaccccatgaggtcaatgaccccaccctgatcacgtgatgacatctcaagatcacgtgatatttttgtttacatttttgtatgaggtcaatgaccccaccctgatcacgtgatgtcaattcaaggacacgtgatatttttgtttacaggtcaatgacccccccctgatcacgtgatgacacatcaaggtcacgtgatatttttgtttacaggtcaatgaccccaccctgatcacgtgatgtccttacaaggtcacgtgatatttttgtttacatttttgagtgaggtcaatgaccccaccctgatcacgtgatgtcaattcaaggacacgtgatatttttgtttacatttttgagtgaggtcaatgaccgcacctgatcacgtgatgacatttcaagatcacgtgatatttttatttaaatttttgagtgTGGTCTTTGGTGTCCCAGGACTTTCTCTCAGATTATGAAGTGAGtttgattttcagtttcagattcaGATTCTCAGGAGTCTTTTTGTTACCCTCAccagggaactatttccagaaattttAGATTATAGCAATAAATGTCATTTCGactggtgaaagaatttttgaaatcggcacagtagtttctGAACTTATTCattagaaacatacatacaaatctttcctctttataatagtagtatagacatATTAGCAGATATGAAAGAATATTTATCCGGCTTTCGTATTTGGATAACTGTTATAAGGGGAcggttaatacaaatattttccgaCGGTCTCGGCAGATGTAAGGGAATGGTTCTTATCTAGATGAAGTGTTAGGCCGGTGGTCTTAATCCTCTATCTACTCGGTTCTTCAACAACAACTTTTGTAGTGCCGACTACCCTATCTATATTGCTTTCCAGCAAGCGAGTAGGACTCCAGAGGTCACATTCGGGTCAACTCTGTACCTACAACtaataatatattgaaattaattagcgACTGTCCACTCTCACAGCTAAAAAAAAAGACGAACACTTCGATTGCCTAATTTACtgtagtgaaaataaaaatcacccAAAagtcaatttttgttgttggaaatgTCATGAGCATAAATTCTACTGCAACTGAGGGCGTTGTGCTGTCAACGAGAATGTCAAACAATTGTTGCACAAACAAATGCCAAAAGCCAAGCGCTAACGGAGTGGAGCGAATCAGAGCGACGGGCAGCAGGCAAATACCagacagctacaacaacaatgtttgtTGGGCACACGAGGCGGCACAATGTGGAGGACCGACGCTTGATTGCATTAATTAAGTCACACTTATTTGTCTTCaataaacagcagcaacaacaacgataacagCGACAGAAACAATTGTCGTTGCGGCCAATTACGATGGCTACTACaaactaaagcaacaacaaacaacaagtgtgtacaacaaacaataacgACAACATTGCGAACAAGCAGACAACGCATTCGAGCATCAACCATTATgtcgccacacacacacgcacacacgcacactcgaCAACAAAGGCAGCGAACAGCCAACAGCcattgtggcaacaacaactaaagcaaATAGCCTCAACCGAGCGACAATAAAATCGCGCAAATTTGatgtcaacaacagcaacgcatTCCAACGCCTGTCGGTGGGGAGTGAGTGTATGGACCAGCGTTCGGCGCTGACAAAGCCGAAATGAACAAAAGTTTTAATCTATGCACGCTGGTTAATTTCTATAAAGACAAGAGCGTAGATAATAAGCGTTAAATGATCAGAAAGCGGCACAAAGACAATTGATTCGTGTAGTTGCCCGATGATCGCTTCGAATGGAGCGAGAGGACATTCCGTGCCAAGGCCATTACACGGTAGGATACCATTACAACTAATGAATTTTCGTTCCATGGTGCTCTCTTGGGACGCTTTTGGGAGCATATTGAGCCTCATGTTGGCTGAAGTGCCGATTGCGATCAGCCGATTAGGCGATCCCCGACCTCTTCTTTCAATTAACTAAAGCTTTAACAAATATGGTTTGGTACTTGTTTCACCAGAAATCAAAACTTCATTGTACATCACAACACTAGGGAACTTGAAAATGTTCGTAGAGGTAGTTGTTGTCCAGCATTCATTGAGCTACCAATCCGCCCAGTTTTAGACAACAGTGAGCTGTCCTAGAAGAAATAATGTGTGAAGGAACTCTTGTTTTGCGGCTGTATCATAGTTAgcctacaaaataaaaattttctttcgaGTTTCTGCTTCATAAGGCCGGGAAACCCTTTTTTGATTGGGTCCATTCAACAGTTTCAATTTTAACTCTATGAGCTGCAGGACTATCATCAATCCGTCCACCGTCCACAATTATTTGCAATATGTTTCGCCCAAACCAAACTCCTTCCACAGTGTATACGCCGACGTCTGGCGTCGACCACAGCGTCGGAATTTTAAAAGCGATAAAAATGCGTTTAATTGCATTGCCGAGTCTGACCGAGTCTGATGTGGCCGCAAAagtgaaaactactaaaaacttaataaaaaatctgACAGCTTAAAAATGTTGTAATAAAAACACTGATACCGTTATGCGTCGGAGCGCTACGCTTCGTGCGCCTGGCAACAACGTTTACGTGGCCAATTCATAATAATAAACTTTGGTTGCTGCGGCCTGCGCTCCGGCGATGCCCGGATTTTAAGCACTTCGTTCGAACGCATAGactcgtgtgtgtgtttgtgtgtgtatcgGTCGGTGTGTTTTTGTGGCCTGGAATGTCGAGAAGTGTTGTCAAATACAGTTGTTCAGCAATGAGTGAACAAATGGTTGCGCCACCAAACAGACACGAACACACCACAGGCCGCTTGATGCGGCTGAAATATGAGCGAGTGCGCGTGTGTGAGTGTTGGTATGCTGATGTGTGGACATAAATAAGTACTCGTAAATAACTGTGTAAATAAGGCTTTGCCATGATTTTTTCATGCCATCCTCCGTCCTCCATGCGCGATGTAACTCAGTTTGATTGCggccatgttgttgttgcagtttgaGTGCATGGTTAACCTAGTGTTGCACATCGAAACAGCGGCTGTTTACACCGCTGGAAGTCAACaactacacacacgcacacatatgtaggtatatagcaatgccaatattatttttatttaattaacaaatgGGCGGACACTTCATTAAGGATTCGCCACAGCGGTTAGCCGTTTGCAACACACATTTAATTGCCGTGAGTAAAGCTTCGCCACAGCTGGCTTTCAAGCTTAATCGATTGCATTACACTCAAAAGCACTTAAGTCGATAATCGATGCATGCATTTATGCCTTCACTTTGCAACTGCTCCTTTGGAGTGAAGACAAACAAATCTGCTAATATTTACAGCTGGGAGCTATCTGCCAACGCCGGTGAGAATTCAATTAGGTTCGTCAGGAATTCGTCGGCTTGAAATAGGCGCATTAAATGCCGTTTGCTACGCGTTCACCGCCTATCTGGTTTGCGTTCCAAAGCTTAGCCCTGGTCTCCCCTCAACTCAGCGCCGCAGCAGCAGCTATTGATGTGTGCCAGCCAGCCAGCTGCCGATTCTGCATTCACGACATTCAATGGAGTTTGGATTGCAGTGGGTGTGCATTCtgctgcatactttttggcgcttATGAATCTTGCCTTGTATGCATGCAGAGGTCGCACACTGCGGTTGCACCACTGAAAGGCACTCACTCAACGGCAACGGTGTGCTTCCCTATcattgtgtgtgtttgcgttgcCTTTCTTCTGGCATTCACAAATGAACTGCGCTTAGCCAAACTGGGTGAAGTGTattgatgctgttgttgttggcgctgcaTGCCGGCAATTTCATTTGTGTAGTCGATTAGCTACCTGCGGCCTCTAAGTTGCCTTTGAAAAGGCCAAGTCACGTGAGAGCGGAGGCTACGTCGGAGTGGGCAAATGTCAAATGCACGGATGAATTCGCGTGGACGCGATGAATGAAAGCGTTTTGGTGAATGACAGGTAGCATGTGCCGCGCGGCAATAGCTCATTGGTTCGCGGGAAATGGCACAGAAGACCAGACAAAAGCGATCTCTCGCATGCATGCTGTTGAAGAATGAAATCAGCTCTTTGTATGCCCCCGCTTTGAAGCGCTCATTGCACAAACATGATTTGTAGACGTGAACTGATTGGATTTAAATGAAGGTGTCGTGGTAAATGGCGACATGATTGACTCTTGAGCAGGTTGCAGTATGACGTTCGAGATCACTGTTCAGTTGCAACGATGAGAATGCAATGGGGGTCAATgtaataactgtaaaatatgaCATACTTGATGAAGATATAAAATGGTGTAGCTTAATGTTACAACTATTACAacaaaacatttgaaatttttttgcaagaaaacttttattttcattagacAGTTAACAAggttaaaattacaaatacaaatatgttataCAAAATTTGTGATGTCATTGTTGTGTCGGCTGGGTGGTGTCCTTGTTTGTGGATTcctttttatatagtttttttgggTGTGCTGCGCTCCAAGCGCAGCTTTAGCTtatttcacacacatacatacatacatactatttgATTACAGTGGGAGCacactttcattatttttttgtggtttttgttttttttttcttcaatttagcATAAAAGGTTTgtcaaattttcttatttttacaaaaatttacaactttCTGCAGCACTTCTGCAG containing:
- the LOC105213180 gene encoding microtubule-actin cross-linking factor 1, isoforms 6/7, whose amino-acid sequence is MLSLGYSTFLHLLLAAALLSGVTQARQLRNNRFSARLEQQSDSTDGEVAVVEEVYPTPYPAAGYRPGRAFNLPGEDEGVADDEQTEGSGVADTTTELPADVYTTTVETVEVDTTTPYNWVPAELVNDDAAKQGRAAKAPYPPSGWRPSRAFLLPTEIKAAEEAEAAAREAEAAAQEAEAAAQEAEAAAAEGPAVPNDKDIVDAFETSTATPLAPFTTEQPTAETATEVDAVDAVVVVEETAPTAVQPSADKVPQAPYPPSGWRPSRAFLLPTEIESANQDSTISVNEPEEPVSPADKAGHPACGVSDNPVAPKPEEGAKENPDAERVFVTANLGPAVVKSPLTLPILLRSQRLITPPIYVPAGRSFAYSASVQSWR